In Candidatus Thermoplasmatota archaeon, the genomic stretch GCAGCCGGTCACGAGGAGGGCGAGGACGACGAGGACGACGCTGAGGGGCCCGGAGGCGCGCATGGCCGGCCGATCACGGTGACCCGTCAAATACGTTGTTGGAGACGCTTCGGCAGTCGCGGCGCTGCGGGCGCGGGGACCGGGACCGGGTTCCGGGATTCGGGACCGGGACCGGGACCGGGACCGGGTGCCGGGCGCCGGGAGCCGGGATTCGGGACCGGGCGCCGGGCGTCGGGGTTCGGGACCGGGACCGGGTGCCGGGCGCCGGGCGGCGGGACCGGGAGCCGGGACCGGGCGCCGGGTGCCGGGCGCCGGGCGTCGGGTCACGGGACCGGGCGCCGGGACCGGGTCCGGGTCCGGGACCGGGTCCGGGTCCGGGCCCGGGACCGCACCCGGTCTCGCGCCCAGGTAAGGATGCGCGATGCGGCCGCACCGCTCGAAGGGCGCCGACCGAACCAGGGCCCGGGAGGGGGTGCCCTGAAGCGGAGAGAGTTCGAGAAAAAAAACGCGGGTCTCGGCGGGGGGTCCAGGGGGCGGAGCCCCCTGGTGCGGGGAGGTGCAGGAGGGGGTGCAAAACCCCCTCCTGCCCGCAGGAAAAAATCCCGCCGCTCCATCTTGAACCAGAGGGAGCGGCGGCGGGATTTTTTCCGAGGACTCGCTGTTACTGCTGCACGTCCACCTGTCCGCCGGCTTCCTCGATCTTCTCGGTGGCGCGGGGGCTCGCGGTCGCGATCGTGACCTTGATCGCGTTGCGAACCTTGCCGCTGCCGAGAAGCTTGTCGAAGCCGAGCTCGGTCAGGTTGACGCTGTAGCCGCCGCCGACCTTCTGGGCCTTGCCGGCCGCGGCCCAGGTGGCGATGGCCTCGTCCAGTTCCTGCACGTTGATGGGGACGAGGGCGTCCTGGACCTCCACGGGCCGCTTGAACCCGTGCTTGCCCCAGTAGTCGCCGTCCGTCATCTTCGAGAAGTACTGGACGCGCTTGTGCTTGTGCGCGCCGGCGTTGCCCTTGCCGCCGCGCAGACCCGCGCCACGGCCCTTCTTGCGGCCGCGGCCGTGTTCGCGCGAGCCGCGGAGCTTCGAGCTTCGGCGCTTCTTGCTGAATCCGACCATGCTCAGGCCTCCTTCTCGACGCGCTTGCCGACGCCGCGACCGCGGGCGACGTTGTCGGCCGACACGGTCTCGGGCATCATGCGCTTGATCAGCGTGTTGATCTCCTTACCGCGGTAGCCGAGGCTGCCGCCCACCGTGAAGTGGCGCTTGATGGCCTCGTAGCCGCCGATCGGCGGGTGGAGACGGAAGTAGAGCTTCGCGTCCTCGCCGAGGTCCTGGAACTTCGCCTTGCCGTCGACGACCGCCTTCGCGAAGGCGTCGATCGTGGCGTGCTTGCCGCCGGTCGCGTTCTTCACGAATTCGTCCGTGATCGGCTTGTAGCCGGCGACGCGGCCGCGCGCCTTCATCAGGGAGACGAGGGTCGCGTGGTCGAGCTCGCCGTACGTGACGAAGTCCTTGATCTTCTTGACCATGCCGTCGTGGCTCGGGTCCTTGGGCACGATCGCGAGCGTGTTCACGCGGGTGAGGCGGAGCATGCGCATCGTGTCCTGGACGCCGCCGTTGATGTTGACGAGCCCGCGGACGCGGATGATGGCGTACACCATTCAGCTCACCCGACCACGGGGCCTTCCTTGATCGACAGCCGCTCGGACGTCTGGGGCGTCACGCGGACGACCGACGTGTTCTTGAGCGCGTCGTAGGTGGCCTTGGCGAAGTTGATCGTCGTCTTGGTCTGGCCGCGGGCGAAGCTCCAGCAGTCCTGGATGCCCGCGAGGCGGAGCACCTGCTTCGGGACGTCGCCCGTCGCGAGGCCGACGCCCTGCGGCGACGGCTTCAGGATGATCTCCGCGCCGCCCGTCTTGCCCTTGACCTCGAGGGGCACGGTGTGGGGGCGGCGGCAGCCGCATTCCCACGATCCGCAGCCGCGCCGGATCTCGATGAGGTTGAGCTTGGCGACGTCGATGGCGCGGCGGATCGTCGGGCCCACTTCCTTGCCGCGGGCCTGGCCGATGCCGACGAGGCCGTCGCGGTTGCCCACGACCGCGGTGACGCGGAAGCGGACGCGGCGACCGGAGTCGGTCATGCGCTGCACCATGTTGACGTCGATGACGTCGTCCTCGACATTGGGGACGAGGATGTCCACGATCTCGGGCTCGCGCAGGGGAAGCCCCGTGCGCAGGGCCTGGCTCATGCTCGTGATGGCGCCGGTCTTGACGCGGCGGCCGAGCTCCGTCTTCGGAACCCAGTCGCGCGGGTCGCGGCGGTCATCGTCGCGTCGGTGTCCTACCATGTTGTTGCCTCCTTACTCGGGGGTCTTCGCCTTCTTCTCGCCGGCGGGCTTCGCGCCCTTGCCGGCTGCCGGGTTGCCCTTCGCCGCGGGAGCGGGAGCGGCGCCCTTCTTGTCGCCGCCCTTCTTCTTCGGCGCCTCCTTCTTGGGAGGCAGGGGCTTGCCGACGATCTTCTCGTAGGTCGTGGCGAAGGCTGCCGCGACCTCCGGCTTGTTGAGATGCTCGCCGCGGGCGCGCGCGTCCTCGGGGAGGACGTCCGCGCCGTGCGGCACGTTGATCCCGCTCTCGACGAGGCCCTTGAGGGCCGCGAAGAGGCGGCCGCCCTTCTGGGGGACGGCGCGGCCGATGTCGAGGACCGCGTCCTCGATGCCGGCCTGCTTCGCGCGCTTGCCGGCAAGGAGGCCGGCGAGGTACGCGGCGGGAAGGTTCGCCGTGGCGCCCTTCCAGCCGTGCTCCGCGAGCTCGCGCGCCTCCGCCTGGGCGACGACGACGTCGCCGCCGTTCGCGAAGTTCACGAACTGGATCGTGACGTTCTTGAGCGACTGGCGGACGACCGCGCGCGTCTTGCCGCTCTTCACGAGCGCGAGGCGCGTGCGGTAGTCGGTCTTGCCCTCGCGGCGGCGCCGGAAGGGGACTCGGTAAAGGGGTCCGTGGGCCATGGGATCATTCCTCCTTCTTCGGCTTCTTCGCCGCCTTCTTCGCGGCCTTCGCGGGCTTCGCGGCCTTCGCGGGCGCGGGCGCGGCCGGGGCCGTCGCCTCGCCCTTGAGGACGCCGTCCGTGCGCAGGTGCGAGAGGAGGTGGTTGCGGCTGCGGAAGCTGCCGCCCTTCGCCTTGAGGTAGTACTTGCGGTACTGCGCGGGCGTGATCTCCTTCGCGTCGCGGAGGCCCTTCAGGACCTCGCGCTGCGGGCGGATGGTCTGGATCCAGCGGCGCTTGCGGGGGTCGCGCGCGCCGGAGGCGCCCTTGCGCGAGCCGGGCCCGCGGCGGCGGCCGCTCTCCTTCTGGATCGCGATCTTGTTGGCGCGGGCGCGCGAGACGCCCTGCGCCTGGAGCGCGCGGATCGTGCCCTTGTGGACGAGCTTGCGCACGTCCGCGCGGGTCACGGCCTCCGCGACGTCGTCGGCGTGGAGCGGGTCGATCCATACGCGCGTCTGGCCGACGCCGAGGATCTCGCTCGCGAGGCGCACCTGGTTCCTCAGGTCCGTCATGTTCAGGTCCTCCGGGGGTTGAGGACGCGGATGCCCTTCTCGGCCGCCGCGGACTCGATGAGCTTGCGCTTCCGGCCGCCGACGGTGCCGCCGATGCGGGCCGCCTGCGTCTTCGGGTCGATCTTCGCGAGCTCGTCCGGGTTGTGGACGAGGACCTCGGCGAAGCCGCTCGGGTGCAGGCCGCGCGTCAGAACCGGCGAGGCGTAGCCGATCTTCACACGGGGCGGGCGGTAGTTGAAGCCGCGGCGCTGCTTGTTGAGGCCGCCGCGGGGGCGCCTCCAGGCGTCGTCGAGCTTCTTGTAGCGGAACCAGTGGTACTTCTTGAAGCCGGGTTCCGTCGCCTTGCGGATGGCGCGGATCGCGAGCGTCTTCACGACCTCCTCGGAGAGCTGGGCCTTGATCTTCGGAGCGTAGGCGGCCTCGGCCTCGACGACCTCGACCTTCTCCTCACGCTTGGCCTTCTTCGGCTTCTCGACCGCGGCCTCCTCCTTGCGGGGGGCCTCGACGACCTCGATCTCGCCCTTCGCGCCCTCGGGCGTCGCGAGACCCTTCACGATGGCCTCCGCGGTCTTGCGCCCGATGCCCTTCTCGACGAGCTCGTCCGCGGTCGCGGCCTGGAGCTTCTCGACGCTGTCGTAGCCGGCGTCGTAAAGCTTCTCCGCGGTCTTGGGACCGACGCCGGGAAGCTTCGAGACCTTCTCGATGAACTCTTCCTTGCCAGCCATTCAGCTCACGCTCCCTTGGCGGTGATGTAGATGCCGTCCTGGAACACGCGCGGGTCGAAGCCGCGGATGCGGCACGCCTGCTCGATGTTCGCGGCGGTCTGCGACACGGCCTCGACGTCGGGACCGGTGACGACGACCTCGTCGGCGCCGGCCTTGACCTTCGCGCCCTTCATGATGCGGGCGCGGCGGGGCGTCTTCTCGCCAAGGAAGTTCTCGATGACGACGACGTCGCCGGAGACCTTCGACTTGATCGGGAAGTGGGCGTAGACCACCTTCAGCTTGTATTCGAAATCCTTCTGCGCGCCCGCGACCATGTTGCGCAGGTGGGACGAGAACGTCCCGACGAGCGCGCGGGTCTGCTTGCGGGGCTCCTCGGCGTGGATGACCACGTCGTTGCCCTCCTTCTCGAGGGTGATGAGCGGGTGGCGGAAGGCGCGGCTGAGCTCGCCGTTCTTCCCCTTGATCGTGACGACGCCGTCCTTGACGGTGGCGGTCACGCCCTGGGGCACCTTCACGACATCCCTGACTTCAGCGAGTGCCATGATGTTCACCTCAGTACACGTAGGCGAGAAGCTTCCCGCCCGTGCCCTGCTCCTTCGCGCTGTAGTGGCTCATCACGCCACCCGTGGTGGTGATGATGAGGGCGCCGAAGTCCTGGGCCGGGAGATAGCGGGATTCCCACTTCTCGTAGTCGGTCTTCTTGATCGCGTGGCGGGGCTTGATGACGCCGCAGTCGTTGATGTGGCCGACGAGCGTGACGCGGAAGAACCCGGTCCGGTTGTCGTCCACGAACTCGAACGCGCCGATGTAGCCCTGGTCCTGCATGACCTTGAGCACGTGACCGATGAGCTTGGAGGCCGGGGCCACCGAGACCTCGGCCTTGCCGGCGCGCTCCGCGTTCTTGATGAGCGAAAGGGCGTCTGCGAGGGGATCGTTGAGCATGATGGGACCTCCTTAGGAATACTTCTTGAAGCCGAGATCGCGGGCGGTCTCGCGGAAGCACTGCCGGCAGAGGAACAGCCGGTAGCTGCGGACGAGGCCGCGCTTGCGGCCGCATCGGTGGCACTCGTTGGCGCCGCGCCCGAACATCGTGTGGTCGACCATCAGATCACCTCGATCCCGAACTTGCTCTTCATGTACGAGATCGCCTCCTGCGGCGTGACCCGGTGGTGGGCCGGGATGCGCCGGGGCTGGATGCGGCGCGCCTTGACGCGCGATCCCGCGCGCTCGAGCACGACGCTCACGTTCATGCCGAAGATGCCGATCTCCGGGTCGTATCGCTGGCCCTCGAACTCCGTGTAGTCCGCGATGCCGAAATTCAGGTTCCCGGCGTCGTCGAACGAGTAGTCGGGGATCTGCCCGTTGCGGACGTAGAAGGCCTTCTTGAGGAAGGCTTCCGCGCTCTCGCCGCGGAGCGTGACGCGCACGCCGATCGGCATGCCCTCGCGCAGGTTCCAGTCGCGGTTCGTCGTGCGGCTGATCGTGCGCGCGGGCTTCGCGCCCGTGACCATCTCCATGACCTTCTCGGCCTTGATGAGCTTGTCACCGGCTTCGCCGACGCCGATGTTCACGACGACCTTGACGAGGCGGGGCTCGAGCATGGGGTTGGCGGCCGCCATCCTAAGCGACCTCCGGGAGCGCGACTTCCGCCTTGTCCTTGCCGATCACGAACACGTAGGGCTTGATCGTCGCGTACGCGACGTCGCCGCTCTTGACCGAGACGACGTTCGGGCGGGGGTTTCGCGTCTTCTCGACGCCGCCGACCGTCGCCGTCTGGCCGATGTGCTTGCCGCCCGTGATGAGGACCGTGTGGCCCGCGGCGAGCGGAAGGGCGCCCATGACCTTCTGGTCCGGGAGGTGGACCTTGAGCACGTCGCCCGTCTTGTGCGCGGCCTCCTTCACGACGATGTTGCGGCCGTCGTGGAGGTTGAGCTGGAACTTGCCGCCCGCGACCGTCGTCTTGTTCTCGACCCGGCAGAGCTTCCACGCGGCCGCGGCCGCGGGGATCTCCGTGAGGACGAGGCGACCGCGCGTGTCGAGCATGACGCGGTAGTGCTTCTCGGTCTTGGGGAGCGAGATGACGTCCATGAAGCCGACGCCGCGCTTGTGGTCCGTGACGACCTTTCCGTCCACGAGGACCTCGCGGGCGCCGAGGACGCGCTTCGCTTCGCGCAGCGTGTCGGCGACCTTGAGGTAGTCGCGGAGGATGAGGGCCATCGGGATCGAGCGGTCGGCCGCGTGGGGGCCGGGGCGCGTCTTGGGCGCCCACGTGTAGGCCTTGCGCGGGACCGTACCGGACCACACGCGGGGGCTTGCGAGGCGCTTGAGGTGCAGCGACATTACTTCTCCTCCTCTTCGTTTTCGGCGGCCTTCTCGGCCTTGGGTTCCTTCGCTTCCTCGGCGCGCTTCTTCTTGGCCTCGGCGGCATCGGCCTTGGCCTTGCGGGCCGCCTCGCGGTCTTCCTCCGTCACGTCGGACTCGGCGGCGCCGAGCTTCTTGCGACGGAAGGCGTCCGTGAGGTCGAGCTTCGTGATGAGCAGGTTCGAGGGGTGGATCGGGCGCGGCTTCGAGACCGATTTCGCGGTCTTCGTCACGACGCCGTCGACCGTCACGCGCATCGCGGAGACGTCGACTTCGAGCACCTTGCCGGTCGTGCCCTTGAAGTCTCCGCGGAGCACCTTGACGGTGTCCCCCTTGCGGAGGGTCGTCGTGCGGCGGTTGTACTTGAGGAGCAGCGGTTCCGCGAGGTGGGCGCTGATCTGCTTGCGCGCCTGGTGCGCAGGCAGGTTGTAGAGGGCCTTCCTCTGCTTTCGGGGTTGTCGGGTGACCACTTTCTCACTTCCTTACACGATCTGGCTCGCCGTGGCGGCGATACGGGGCCACCGCTCGGCGGCCTCGCGGGCCACGGGGCCCTTGATGTCCGAGCCCTTCGTCTCGCCCGTGGGCGTGACGATGACGGCGGCGTTGTCTTCGAACTGGACGATGGTGCCGTCCGGGCGGCGGTACGGGCGCTTCTGGCGCACGATGACCGCGTTCACGACCTGGCGGCGCATTTCGGGCGTCCCCTTCTTGACGGAGACGACGAGGAAGTCGCCAACGCCGCCCGCGGGGTAGCGGTTGTGGTGGCTGCCCGCGCGGGGGACGGCCACGATGGAGACGATCTTCGCGCCCGTGTTGTCGACGACGTCGAGGCGCGCGCCGACGGGGAGACCCTTGGTGCGGGTCGCCGGAATCGCCTTCACGCGGATTCCTCCTCGGCCGCGATCGAAGCGTCCTCGCCGCGGATGGCGAGCTCGCCCTTGCGGGCCTCGATCACGACGAACTGCTTCGTCTTGCTGATCGGGCGGCATTCCATGATCTTCACGAGGTCGCCCTCCTTGAGGGGGATGCAGGGCGGGTGGTGGGCCGTGTAGCGGCTCGTGCGCTTCTCGAACCTCTCGTACTTTTCGTTGCGGAAGAGGTACTCGCGCCGGACGACCACCGAGCGCTCCATCTTGGCGGAGACGACCTGGCCGTCGATGATGTGGCCGCGGACGGCGAGCCCGCCGTGGAAGGGGCAGTGCGGGTCGTCGCAGGCGCGCGAGGGCGCCGCGACGTCGATGCCGATGTCACGCGTTGTTGCCATGTTTTCACCTGATTTTCTTGATCCGGTCTTCGGGATTGTGATCGATTGTCTCGCCTTCGATGTCGATCGGACCCGCGGCCGTCGCGAACCGGAAGCGCTGACCCGGTTTCGGGATCCGACGGAGCTTTCCGTCGTCGCCCGCCACCATGAGGGTGTGGCGCGTCTCGTCCACGACGAGGCCCGCGAGGCCGGCAAGCGGGGGATGGTTCGTCCCCACGACCTCGACCCGAAGACCTATGAGTTCGCTTCGCGCGACGTTCCGGTCCTCACCGGAGCTCCGCATTGAAGCCCATCCTCTCGAGCACCTGCTTCACGCGCTGCTTGTGGTCACCTTGAAGTTCGATCTTGCCGCCCTTCTCGGTGCCGCCGCAGGCGCACGCCGCCTTGAGCTCGGAGCACAGGCTCGTGATGTCGATGTCCCCGGAGTCGATCCCGTCCACGATGGTCACCATCTTGCCGTACCGGCGGGCGACCGTGTAGATCGTGATCTCCTGCTGCTCCCGGGCGATCTCCTCACAAACGCAGATTTCCTTGGGAAGTCCGCAGACGTCACACATC encodes the following:
- a CDS encoding uL15 family ribosomal protein, with product MVGFSKKRRSSKLRGSREHGRGRKKGRGAGLRGGKGNAGAHKHKRVQYFSKMTDGDYWGKHGFKRPVEVQDALVPINVQELDEAIATWAAAGKAQKVGGGYSVNLTELGFDKLLGSGKVRNAIKVTIATASPRATEKIEEAGGQVDVQQ
- a CDS encoding 50S ribosomal protein L30 translates to MVYAIIRVRGLVNINGGVQDTMRMLRLTRVNTLAIVPKDPSHDGMVKKIKDFVTYGELDHATLVSLMKARGRVAGYKPITDEFVKNATGGKHATIDAFAKAVVDGKAKFQDLGEDAKLYFRLHPPIGGYEAIKRHFTVGGSLGYRGKEINTLIKRMMPETVSADNVARGRGVGKRVEKEA
- a CDS encoding 30S ribosomal protein S5, coding for MVGHRRDDDRRDPRDWVPKTELGRRVKTGAITSMSQALRTGLPLREPEIVDILVPNVEDDVIDVNMVQRMTDSGRRVRFRVTAVVGNRDGLVGIGQARGKEVGPTIRRAIDVAKLNLIEIRRGCGSWECGCRRPHTVPLEVKGKTGGAEIILKPSPQGVGLATGDVPKQVLRLAGIQDCWSFARGQTKTTINFAKATYDALKNTSVVRVTPQTSERLSIKEGPVVG
- a CDS encoding 50S ribosomal protein L18 codes for the protein MAHGPLYRVPFRRRREGKTDYRTRLALVKSGKTRAVVRQSLKNVTIQFVNFANGGDVVVAQAEARELAEHGWKGATANLPAAYLAGLLAGKRAKQAGIEDAVLDIGRAVPQKGGRLFAALKGLVESGINVPHGADVLPEDARARGEHLNKPEVAAAFATTYEKIVGKPLPPKKEAPKKKGGDKKGAAPAPAAKGNPAAGKGAKPAGEKKAKTPE
- a CDS encoding 50S ribosomal protein L19e — protein: MTDLRNQVRLASEILGVGQTRVWIDPLHADDVAEAVTRADVRKLVHKGTIRALQAQGVSRARANKIAIQKESGRRRGPGSRKGASGARDPRKRRWIQTIRPQREVLKGLRDAKEITPAQYRKYYLKAKGGSFRSRNHLLSHLRTDGVLKGEATAPAAPAPAKAAKPAKAAKKAAKKPKKEE
- a CDS encoding 50S ribosomal protein L32e, producing MAGKEEFIEKVSKLPGVGPKTAEKLYDAGYDSVEKLQAATADELVEKGIGRKTAEAIVKGLATPEGAKGEIEVVEAPRKEEAAVEKPKKAKREEKVEVVEAEAAYAPKIKAQLSEEVVKTLAIRAIRKATEPGFKKYHWFRYKKLDDAWRRPRGGLNKQRRGFNYRPPRVKIGYASPVLTRGLHPSGFAEVLVHNPDELAKIDPKTQAARIGGTVGGRKRKLIESAAAEKGIRVLNPRRT
- a CDS encoding 50S ribosomal protein L6, with amino-acid sequence MMALAEVRDVVKVPQGVTATVKDGVVTIKGKNGELSRAFRHPLITLEKEGNDVVIHAEEPRKQTRALVGTFSSHLRNMVAGAQKDFEYKLKVVYAHFPIKSKVSGDVVVIENFLGEKTPRRARIMKGAKVKAGADEVVVTGPDVEAVSQTAANIEQACRIRGFDPRVFQDGIYITAKGA
- a CDS encoding 30S ribosomal protein S8, translating into MMLNDPLADALSLIKNAERAGKAEVSVAPASKLIGHVLKVMQDQGYIGAFEFVDDNRTGFFRVTLVGHINDCGVIKPRHAIKKTDYEKWESRYLPAQDFGALIITTTGGVMSHYSAKEQGTGGKLLAYVY
- a CDS encoding 30S ribosomal protein S14, giving the protein MVDHTMFGRGANECHRCGRKRGLVRSYRLFLCRQCFRETARDLGFKKYS
- a CDS encoding 50S ribosomal protein L5; protein product: MAAANPMLEPRLVKVVVNIGVGEAGDKLIKAEKVMEMVTGAKPARTISRTTNRDWNLREGMPIGVRVTLRGESAEAFLKKAFYVRNGQIPDYSFDDAGNLNFGIADYTEFEGQRYDPEIGIFGMNVSVVLERAGSRVKARRIQPRRIPAHHRVTPQEAISYMKSKFGIEVI
- a CDS encoding 30S ribosomal protein S4e, producing MSLHLKRLASPRVWSGTVPRKAYTWAPKTRPGPHAADRSIPMALILRDYLKVADTLREAKRVLGAREVLVDGKVVTDHKRGVGFMDVISLPKTEKHYRVMLDTRGRLVLTEIPAAAAAWKLCRVENKTTVAGGKFQLNLHDGRNIVVKEAAHKTGDVLKVHLPDQKVMGALPLAAGHTVLITGGKHIGQTATVGGVEKTRNPRPNVVSVKSGDVAYATIKPYVFVIGKDKAEVALPEVA
- a CDS encoding 50S ribosomal protein L14; protein product: MKAIPATRTKGLPVGARLDVVDNTGAKIVSIVAVPRAGSHHNRYPAGGVGDFLVVSVKKGTPEMRRQVVNAVIVRQKRPYRRPDGTIVQFEDNAAVIVTPTGETKGSDIKGPVAREAAERWPRIAATASQIV
- a CDS encoding 30S ribosomal protein S17 codes for the protein MATTRDIGIDVAAPSRACDDPHCPFHGGLAVRGHIIDGQVVSAKMERSVVVRREYLFRNEKYERFEKRTSRYTAHHPPCIPLKEGDLVKIMECRPISKTKQFVVIEARKGELAIRGEDASIAAEEESA
- a CDS encoding translation initiation factor; translated protein: MALMCDVCGLPKEICVCEEIAREQQEITIYTVARRYGKMVTIVDGIDSGDIDITSLCSELKAACACGGTEKGGKIELQGDHKQRVKQVLERMGFNAELR